Below is a window of Niabella agricola DNA.
ACGTCTCTACGCAATGCCGCTTTATTAGTCAGCTCTTTTAATCTCTCTTTTACGACAATGCCTCCTTAAAGGTTCCTCCGCTGTGGTCGGAACGACGGAAAAAAAAACTCCGTCACGTCGACCAGACAATTCATCGTCACGTCGACCGCAGCGGAGACGTCTCTACGCAATGCCGCTTTATTAGTCAGCTCTTTTGATCCCTCTTTTACAACAATGCTTCCTTAAAGGTTCCTCCGCTGCGGTCGGAACGACGGAGATATATGACCGGAACGGCAAATAAGGCAGCCCGCCATTCCCGGAATTCAGCGTCAACCTTATTTCTACAGGATTGTTCGCTTTTCCCGCTGCCATGTTGCAATAAGGGAGTCCTGTCAGTAGCGCAGCAATTGAATAACCCCTAGCTGGAAAAAGAGCCCCGGCCTTTCTATAAAAAACTTAAATTTGAATCGATGCGCAATATGGGTGCCGGGCTGAAGCAAAAAGAAACCATCACGGTGCCTGCATCGTTGGAATAAAAATAACCGCTTAAAAAAATATCCATTATGGCAGTCATCAATCCGCACATTAACTTCAACGGAAATGCTGAAGAAGCGTTTAACTTTTACAAATCCGTATTTGGTGGTGCATTTGCAAAAGTGATCCGTTTTAAAGACCTATCAAGCGCCGAATTTCCTGTGGCGGAACATGAGGCGGATAAGATCATGCATATTGCTTTGCCCATTGGCCCAAATATGTTGATGGCGAATGATGTGCCCGAAATTTTAGGACGAACCAACGAAAATGAAAACAGGAGTAAAATTTCAATCAGTGCAGCAAGCAAGGAAGAAGCCGACCGGTTATTTAACGGACTTTCAGCCGGCGGACAAGTTGAAATGCCTATTGCCGATAGCCCCTGGGGGTCCTACTTTGGCATGTTCAGGAGCTGGCGGGGCAACTGGTAAACGACCCACACCCTGCACAGCAAACCACCCCGCCCAACGAAACGGAGCGCCGGGGGCTGGTAACCTCCCGTATTGGCCAGGGTGCCTACCGCAAAAGCGTGCTGCACCGCTGGCGGTTTGCCTGTGCCGTTACCGGTTATACAAAACACGAAATATTGATAGCCTCCCATATTGTACCCTGGCGCCATGCCAGCAACCTGGAGCGGCTGGATGTGCATAACGGCATACTGCTATCCCCGGTGTATGATGCCCTGTTTGACCAACACCTGATTAGTTTTGAAAATAATGGAAAAATTATCCTTTCCGCCGCGCTGCGCGCCAGCGCCTATGATAAAATAGGCGTTACCGGCCGGGAAACGATTAAAAACCTGTCCGTGGAAAATCATGCGTATTTGGAGCGGCATCGGCAGGGGGTGGTATAGGCAAGGTACCCTACGGTACGGCAATTGAGGGATCCTTCGGCTCCTCCCGACTTTCGCCGGGATGCGCTGCCAATGACGTATTATTTAAGCGATTGTATTTCAACGAACTTCATTCCATATTTTAAAGCCATTTTTTGTAAATATTTCTGTTCTCTTTCTTTGAGTTGTTGTTCATACTTATGAATGCCTTGCTCTATATATTGAGCTCCTTTTGTTAATAAATTATAGAATGCAGTAGCTATTTTTCTTGCCCCGGCTTTTATTGCTATGCGCGCCTCTTTTCTACTCTTTAGTTTCCTGATAAAGGCTCCAATAGCTATATACTTACTATTAAGCAAGGCCTGAGCTACTTCGCGGAAGGTTTGGCCTGCATTGGAGTGATTCTTCATTTTCGACTTCCTGCTTTTAGAACCGCTCTGGTTATGACCGGGACAAAGACCGCACCAGCTCACAAAATGCTTTACCGTTGGAAACCGGCTCATATCTGCCCCCACTTCTCCCAGTAGCTTTAGTAGTGTATAATCAGTGATGCCAGGAATGCAATTGGCATCTACGCCATAAATATTTAGTAATTTCTGGTGCAAATCGGTTATCATGGGTTTATGATGCCGTACCGGTTTGGCTTTATACTCACTTGCTACAAACTGTCTACCCTGCTCCAAATCACCTAGCAATGCTTCAATACGCTTATCAATACGCAGGAGTTGTTTTTGGTGCACCTTCCAAAGAATTAAATTTTGTTCCAGCAGGAATAACCAACTTTCATTGTAATGCCCTTCAAGTGCGTTTAAAACCGCATCTGCCTTCTTTTCCCGGATGCTTACATGGCAAAGTGCCAGTAATTTTTCTTTATTACGCTCTCCATTGATGATCGCCTCTATCATCCGTATACCGCTGGCACCATTAATTTGACAGATTACTTCTGTGAGTTTAATATTCATTAACTCCAATGCCTTTTGCATCTTATTCACATAGGTACTTCCCATACCAATAATATCTTCCCGCTCCCGAATCATCATTCGTAACTCTTTTAACTTGCCGGCAGGAATATAACTCTGGCGCACCAGACCGGCACTAAACATTTTTTGTATCCAACAGGCATCTTTTACATCTGTCTTTCTACCCTTTACCTGCTTTACTTCTTTGGGATTAACCAGGCATACTTCCATGCCCGCTTCTTCCAGCATCTGGTGCAGGGCTATCCAGTAGATGCCTGTGGCCTCCATACACACCCGCTGTACACCGTTAGCCCTAAGCTCATCGATACATTGCTTATAGCTGCCCGTAAAAGTCTCATAACTTTTTACGGTAATCCCATCCCAGCAAACAAAGATCTTTTTTGAGCCAATATCTATGGCGGCTGCATTTGCATTTTGTTGCTCAAACTCAATTACCTTTGACATAACTATTATCTTTAAAAGTTAGAAAATAGCAGGCTACAGCTCAAAGAGGTTCTGAAAAAAGGCAAGCTGCCAAACGGGAATACTGCCTCAACAGTATCACCAAACAATAATGGACCGTTCTTTGAAGCAAAACTCAGGGACAGGTACTTAGACACTAACCGATGTTACTGCTACACTGCTGTAGCCTGCTTTAATCAAAGATAATCCACGTCATAGACCCCAATAATTTTGATCCGCTAATGGTTAACTCAGGATGACGGAAGCGGGATGGGTTATGGCTGCATGGCAGCGACAGATCACTCTCACCGTCATGTTGAGCGAAGTGCAACGGAGTCGAAACATCTCTGTAATACCAAACAGTCCGACAATGGAGGGATCCTTCAGCTTCTCCCGACTTTCGCCGGGATGCGCTCAGGATAACGGAACTATAATTATCCTTTAGCGTCATGTTGAGCGGAGCAACGCGGAGTCGAAACATCCCTGTAATACCAAGCGGTTCGATAATTGAGGGATCCCTCAGCTCCACTACGTCGCGCTAGATGATGGGGTATATTATTACGTTGTGCACATTCGTAAAGATTTCTCCGCTCCCCCGCTTATGGCGGGGTCGGTCGAAATGACGGTGCGGAGGTATAGAAAGGGCGGCCACCACAGCGGCCGGTGCGCAGCAAGCGGGGGCACGCCCCAAAAAACAAACCACTACCCTGTTGGTCAACGATCTTTGGCTCCCGTAACAGGTATTAATGGAAAATAATTGCCCTTCTGTTACTAAAACCGCATCTTATGAAAAATAAACGCCATACAGCGGAAGAGAGTGGCCGGGCTACGCTTATGCTCCGTTCTGCAATTAATCCAGCTTTGTAAAGCTCAGGTACTGTACAAACCGTGGCCTGTTGGAACGATTTACGCTAGCGGCATGAGGTAAGGTTTGCAGCCACACTACGATATCGCCCTGCCGGCCGGGCACGGGTATGGCGCCGGCTTCGTGCTCAATGGCCTGCTGCGCGACTACCGGGTCGTTGAACTGTTGATGGTAGGCCTGGTATCGGTGATGAAAACCGGGAATGAGGCGTAGCGGCCCGCGATCCTCGGGCGTATCATCGAGGTAAATAAGGCCCTGTATATAATATTCCGGTGGCGGCGGTGATCAATATCCCAATGCAGGCGGTGGTGCCGGAACTGCCAATGCTCCGTTTCGGGCGGGTTGTAACTACCTTGTCGGTATTGGCCGCTATCTGTTGGGTTGATACAGCTCAGCAAACAACTGCTTTACGGCGGGTTCCCTTCTGATGGCTTCCATATCGGGCTGCTGGTATACCTGCAACATAAGACCATGCCAGTGCTCATGGGTGGGATACCAGGTGGCGGGGTCATTTAAGTCAATGCCCTGGTATGCGCAAATGAATTGTTTAACGCGCGCACAATACACAAGAGGCACCAGGCCGCCAATCTTCAGGTAGCCCTGCTCCTGCCAGTGCTGCCATTGCTCCGGGGTAAGGATGGGTAACAACCCGGGGCTGTTTCGTCAGTTACCGCTCCGTCAAACAGTTTACCAGCAGCGGCTGCTGTTTCAGCGCCCCGGGTATCGTGCAGCCATTGTATAAAATCTGCTTCTGATCGGCATTCGCTGTACAGGTAGCTAAAGGTTCGTGCTTTCCCAATCCGTGCAGGGCCAGCCAGCGGTTTTCCATCTTATCATACCCGGGTATTTGCGGACGTGGCTTTCCTGTTT
It encodes the following:
- a CDS encoding IS110 family RNA-guided transposase, producing the protein MSKVIEFEQQNANAAAIDIGSKKIFVCWDGITVKSYETFTGSYKQCIDELRANGVQRVCMEATGIYWIALHQMLEEAGMEVCLVNPKEVKQVKGRKTDVKDACWIQKMFSAGLVRQSYIPAGKLKELRMMIREREDIIGMGSTYVNKMQKALELMNIKLTEVICQINGASGIRMIEAIINGERNKEKLLALCHVSIREKKADAVLNALEGHYNESWLFLLEQNLILWKVHQKQLLRIDKRIEALLGDLEQGRQFVASEYKAKPVRHHKPMITDLHQKLLNIYGVDANCIPGITDYTLLKLLGEVGADMSRFPTVKHFVSWCGLCPGHNQSGSKSRKSKMKNHSNAGQTFREVAQALLNSKYIAIGAFIRKLKSRKEARIAIKAGARKIATAFYNLLTKGAQYIEQGIHKYEQQLKEREQKYLQKMALKYGMKFVEIQSLK
- a CDS encoding VOC family protein, which gives rise to MAVINPHINFNGNAEEAFNFYKSVFGGAFAKVIRFKDLSSAEFPVAEHEADKIMHIALPIGPNMLMANDVPEILGRTNENENRSKISISAASKEEADRLFNGLSAGGQVEMPIADSPWGSYFGMFRSWRGNW
- a CDS encoding phytanoyl-CoA dioxygenase family protein, whose protein sequence is MQGLIYLDDTPEDRGPLRLIPGFHHRYQAYHQQFNDPVVAQQAIEHEAGAIPVPGRQGDIVVWLQTLPHAASVNRSNRPRFVQYLSFTKLD
- a CDS encoding phytanoyl-CoA dioxygenase family protein, yielding MLPILTPEQWQHWQEQGYLKIGGLVPLVYCARVKQFICAYQGIDLNDPATWYPTHEHWHGLMLQVYQQPDMEAIRREPAVKQLFAELYQPNR
- a CDS encoding HNH endonuclease; this encodes MLHRWRFACAVTGYTKHEILIASHIVPWRHASNLERLDVHNGILLSPVYDALFDQHLISFENNGKIILSAALRASAYDKIGVTGRETIKNLSVENHAYLERHRQGVV